A DNA window from Daucus carota subsp. sativus chromosome 3, DH1 v3.0, whole genome shotgun sequence contains the following coding sequences:
- the LOC108213032 gene encoding protein NDL1: MAESSGSVLVDMNTIYLGGKEHIVKTRCGPVSVIVYGDPDKPALLTYPDLALNHMSCFQGLFFCPEAASLLLHNFCIYHISPPGHELGAAAISPDDIVPSVDDLTDQILEVLNYFRLGAVMCLGAMAGAYIVTLFAIKYRERVLGLILISPLCKAPSWTEWLCNKVMSNLLYFYGMCHLLKQCLLYRYFSEEVRGSPEFPESDIVQACRKLLDEKQGANVLRFLQAINRRPDITEGLKTLKCRTLIFVGDQSPFHSEALHMTGKLDRRYCALVEVQACGSLVTEEQPHAMLIPMEYFLMAYGLYRPYQLNGSPRSPLSPSCISAELLSPESMGLKLKPIKTRVPPDSSDDEDRLLVHIQS; the protein is encoded by the exons ATGGCAGAGTCAAGTGGTTCAGTTCTTGTTGATATGAACACTATTTATCTTGGTGGAAAG GAACATATTGTCAAGACCCGCTGTGGTCCTGTCTCTGTTATTGTTTACGGGGACCCAGATAAACCAGCTTTGCTTACCTATCCTGATTTGGCTTTAAATC ATATGTCATGCTTCCAAGGTTTGTTCTTttgtccagaagcagcatctCTGCTGCTTCATAATTTCTGCATCTACCATATCAGTCCCCCCGGGCATGAG TTAGGAGCTGCAGCAATTAGTCCTGATGACATAGTGCCTTCTGTTGATGATTTAACGGATCAAATCCTCGAGGTGCTTAATTATTTTAG GCTTGGTGCAGTGATGTGCCTGGGGGCAATGGCGGGTGCTTATATTGTCACCCTGTTTGCT ATAAAATACAGGGAACGAGTTCTTGGTCTGATACTCATCTCCCCTCTATGTAAAGCACCCTCATGGACTGAATGGTTGTGTAACAAg GTTATGTCAAATTTGCTATATTTCTATGGGATGTGTCATTTACTGAAGCAGTGTTTACTCTACCGATACTTCAGTGAG GAAGTTCGTGGCAGCCCAGAATTCCCAGAATCAGATATTGTTCAAGCATGCAGAAAG TTACTGGATGAGAAGCAGGGCGCAAATGTTTTGCGGTTTCTtcaagcaataaatag GAGACCTGACATTACTGAAGGCCTAAAGACATTAAAATGCCGAACACTAATCTTTGTGGGGGATCAATCTCCTTTCCATTCAGAAGCTCTCCACATGACTGGAAAACTGGACAGAAGATATTGTGCCTTAGTTGAG GTACAAGCATGTGGATCATTGGTTACAGAGGAGCAGCCACATGCAATGTTGATACCAATGGAGTACTTCCTCATGGCATACGGCCTGTACAGGCCTTACCAGCTGAACGGCAGCCCGAGGAGCCCACTTAGCCCGTCATGCATTTCTGCAGAGCTCCTCTCTCCTGAAAGTATGGGCTTGAAGCTTAAACCAATCAAGACTAGGGTGCCACCTGACTcaagtgatgatgaagacagACTGCTAGTGCACATTCAATCTTGA
- the LOC108213010 gene encoding uncharacterized protein LOC108213010 → MALIQPQNSQHFIGENYQISLNNSIQNLLDTVQEPHFKISIFMSKFQELLKVKHDPPLETIWFYSALAFKKLNNNKDEILEQFSATKSLFKTITSCSASCSSLKSVALVGPVVYELCKVVENLKGNDPGSKKEKKVVKEIKSLVDVILRYVNVCVFDNVGCGDELIRPFVDLVSVWIGDTGSGIDEKKRSLRGFFPLLSDGIVEGLSGKVCEVCELAGAVIAEMFLLRMCMEFRDGVSRKVLQEELRVWAVGSVTGFKNKIFFETLVKMLLDPTLPVTLLLSSEDEIILRKVLYDVVILPEYSFLKPDRVAHQPSKQSLAIARLMVTYEATEIYRKEGDHTKAISYINAFSASHLPAELIKWVNNEIGTGNKSSGPNGYSPKAVLKWIYNLEDQGINILDNDMSQYRARLVLDSLETDNELPDFNRKKVDTDVLFYIDNKGDEEMNEETDAKNKPMSDAFVAAAHSLQSVESTGKRKRKARGVGEKKHLKFRKHSIIEHSLSSEDKFAALGEDYSSSEG, encoded by the exons ATGGCCTTAATTCAACCCCAAAACTCACAGCATTTCATAGGTGAAAACTACCAAATTTCTCTGAACAATTCGATTCAAAACCTACTAGATACAGTTCAAGAACCCCATTTTAAAATCTCTATTTTCATGTCAAAATTTCAAGAATTACTCAAAGTTAAGCACGACCCACCTCTTGAAACCATATGGTTTTACTCTGCTTTAGCTTTCAAGAAGctcaataataataaagatgAAATCTTGGAACAATTTTCAGCTACTAAGTCTTTGTTTAAAACAATTACTTCTTGCTCAGCTTCTTGTAGTTCTTTAAAAAGTGTAGCTTTAGTTGGGCCAGTTGTTTATGAGTTGTGTAAGGTTGTAGAGAATTTGAAAGGGAATGATCCGGGGTcgaaaaaagagaagaaagtgGTGAAAGAGATTAAGTCATTGGTTGATGTTATTCTTCGATATGTTAATGTGTGTGTTTTTGATAATGTGGGCTGTGGGGATGAATTAATTAGGCCATTCGTGGATTTAGTTAGTGTTTGGATTGGGGATACGGGGTCGGGAATTGATGAAAAGAAGAGGAGTTTGAGGGGTTTCTTTCCGCTTTTGAGTGATGGGATTGTTGAAGGGCTTAGTGGAAAAGTGTGTGAGGTTTGTGAACTGGCTGGAGCTGTGATAGCGGAGATGTTTTTGTTGAGAATGTGTATGGAATTTCGTGATGGGGTTTCGAGAAAGGTTTTGCAGGAGGAGCTGAGGGTTTGGGCTGTTGGTTCTGTCACTGGGTTTAAAAACAAGATCTTCTTTG AGACCCTTGTGAAGATGTTGCTGGATCCTACCTTGCCTGTCACTTTACTATTG AGTTCTGAAGATGAGATTATTTTGAGAAAAGTGCTGTATGATGTTGTCATATTGCCTGAGTATTCTTTTCTTAAACCTGATAGAGTGGCTCATCAACCTTCGAAGCAGAGTCTCGCCATTGCCAGATTGATGGTAACCTATGAAGCAACAGAGATATACAG GAAAGAGGGAGATCACACCAAAGCCATTTCTTATATAAATGCCTTCTCAGCTTCTCATCTCCCTGCTGAACTGATTAAGTGGGTTAACAATGAGATTGGTACGGGGAACAAATCCAGTGGACCAAATGGATACTCACCTAAAGCAGTCTTAA AGTGGATATATAATCTAGAGGATCAGGGAATAAATATATTGGACAATGACATGTCACAATATCGAGCCAGGCTTGTGCTAGATAGTTTGGAAACTGATAATGAGCTACCAGATTTTAATAGAAAGAAAGTGGATACCGATGTCTTATTTTATATTGACAACAAGGGCGATGAAGAAATGAATGAAGAAACTGATGCCAAAAACAAACCTATGAGTGATGCATTTGTGGCTGCTGCACACTCTTTGCAGTCAGTAGAAAGCACTGGGAAAAGAAAGCGTAAAGCAAGAGGAGTCGGTGAGAAAAAGCATCTGAAGTTTCGTAAACATAGCATCATTGAGCACTCTCTTTCATCTGAAGATAAATTCGCCGCTTTAGGAGAAGACTACTCAAGCAGTGAGGGTTAA